In one Cyclopterus lumpus isolate fCycLum1 chromosome 22, fCycLum1.pri, whole genome shotgun sequence genomic region, the following are encoded:
- the LOC117725430 gene encoding kelch repeat and BTB domain-containing protein 11: MNEGRRQDGGAVTVEADVLLHAVNPDLVAPSGNDGDLSPGYVQGFPQDDPDFSPPPLFEKEYLLDGRPMENNHIDRQKGNVSYISRADQYHLSNDNGGLQQNCASSEIHNGAKAKVGSKQESDWSVQEDGNPKFQKEPDLVIEVGGQKIDAHKAVLAEKSDYFKARLSRDTLKVKGVSYKTMSTLIDYVYTSQMNVCKGNVVEVITGAKILQIPCAVEAAMDSMSKQITAENCYEILTIAKKQRLSELKETAYGFMSDNFLQILKDPAAYGRLNGSERDLILKKRMEGRKTLMVAEISDVFDRVGSRPPSRCGSRPQSPLSVGSLEENHMIHCFNETANDWRPLTAMPEDINTKGCGICTMYNYLFVAGGIKGYGDKGKVSDKVFCYNPITNRWAEVRPLTQARAQLKLVSMDGYLYAIGGECLFTVEKYDPRMDRWTAVAPLPKGAFAVAHEATTCSGELYVSGGSLFYRLLKYDAKRDEWQECPFNNSRKKSTDMVAFKSFIYRFDVNREHGITVFKYNSIVKMWHDCASQRLGSHLPFRCAVIGNCIYCVNKSQTLQFVVEEENAFFVEEALSSPVEAKGVLFPFVLTLPEKPEKCT, encoded by the coding sequence ATGAACGAGGGTCGCAGGCAGGATGGAGGAGCTGTCACTGTGGAGGCGGATGTCCTCCTCCACGCCGTGAACCCTGACCTTGTCGCGCCTTCCGGCAACGATGGGGATTTATCTCCTGGTTACGTCCAAGGATTCCCGCAGGACGACCCGGATTTTAGCCCCCCTCCGCTGTTTGAGAAGGAATACCTGCTGGATGGAAGGCCGATGGAGAATAACCACATCGACCGCCAGAAAGGTAACGTCTCGTACATCTCCAGAGCGGATCAGTATCACCTCTCCAATGATAACGGAGGTCTGCAACAAAACTGTGCGAGCAGTGAAATCCACAACGGCGCCAAGGCGAAAGTGGGTTCCAAACAGGAAAGCGATTGGTCAGTCCAGGAAGATGGAAACCCAAAGTTCCAAAAAGAGCCGGATTTAGTCATCGAAGTCGGCGGGCAGAAGATCGACGCTCACAAGGCTGTCCTGGCAGAGAAGAGTGACTACTTCAAAGCTCGGCTGTCACGCGACACCTTGAAAGTGAAGGGAGTGAGTTACAAGACTATGTCTACATTAATCGACTATGTTTACACTTCTCAGATGAATGTTTGCAAGGGCAATGTCGTGGAAGTCATCACGGGGGCCAAAATCCTCCAGATCCCCTGCGCCGTCGAGGCAGCCATGGACTCCATGTCGAAACAAATCACCGCGGAGAACTGCTACGAGATCCTGACCATCGCCAAAAAGCAGCGGCTCAGTGAGCTGAAGGAGACAGCCTACGGCTTCATGAGCGACAACTTCCTCCAGATCCTCAAAGATCCCGCTGCGTACGGGCGCCTCAACGGATCCGAGCGGGATCTGATCCTGAAGAAGAGAATGGAGGGGAGGAAGACTCTGATGGTGGCGGAGATAAGCGACGTGTTCGATCGCGTTGGGAGCCGGCCGCCGAGCCGCTGCGGCAGCCGGCCGCAGAGCCCGTTGTCGGTTGGGTCTTTGGAGGAGAATCACATGATTCACTGCTTTAACGAAACTGCGAATGACTGGAGACCTTTAACTGCGATGCCTGAGGACATAAACACCAAAGGGTGTGGGATCTGCACAATGTATAACTACCTGTTTGTGGCAGGGGGGATAAAGGGCTACGGGGACAAGGGCAAGGTTTCTGACAAGGTCTTCTGTTACAACCCCATCACCAACCGCTGGGCTGAGGTCAGACCTCTGACCCAGGCTCGTGCCCAGCTGAAGCTCGTGTCTATGGACGGCTACTTGTACGCCATTGGAGGGGAATGCTTGTTTACAGTGGAGAAATACGACCCTCGCATGGACCGCTGGACCGCGGTTGCCCCCTTGCCCAAGGGAGCCTTTGCGGTGGCCCACGAGGCCACAACCTGCAGCGGGGAACTCTACGTTTCGGGAGGCTCCCTCTTCTACCGCCTTCTGAAGTACGACGCCAAGCGGGACGAGTGGCAGGAGTGCCCCTTCAACAACAGCAGGAAGAAGTCCACCGACATGGTGGCTTTCAAAAGCTTCATCTACCGCTTCGACGTCAACCGCGAGCACGGGATCACCGTGTTCAAGTACAACAGCATCGTGAAAATGTGGCACGACTGCGCGTCGCAGAGGCTTGGGAGCCATCTGCCCTTCAGGTGTGCCGTGATCGGGAACTGCATCTACTGTGTGAACAAGAGCCAGACTCTTCAGTtcgtggtggaggaggagaacgcCTTCTTTGTCGAGGAGGCGCTGAGTTCTCCTGTGGAGGCAAAAGgtgttctttttccttttgttctcaCTTTGCCTGAAAAGCCTGAGAAAtgtacatag